CCTCCATGATCACTTTAGAAGGGGTCCAAAATCGGGCAGCGTTGTCTAACATTTTTATTGCTTTGGGGAGGGTTCGTGGTTTTTGATGGGCACAGGGGATGGTAGTGCTTTTTCCCCCTGGTTTACATTGACCCGTTTGAAGGTTTTACTTCAACATTTCTTGCAACCtaccaacatttcctcatctgcttACATGCGCCACTCCTATATCAGTGTTGATGgtactttttaaacttttttgtttattgttttttacttaacacgtatttttcttaaacctgcattgttggttaagggcttgtaagtaatcatttcactgtaaggtctacacctgttgtattcggcgcatgtgacaaataacatgtgatttgatacTGCAGTGAAAATCCTATTTGAATAACGGCACAAAAGccctgtgatttaaaaaaaaatatttcattccaTTCagatcatttcaaatcaaatccaattttatttgtcacatacacgtgtttagcagatgttttgctggtttagcgaaatgctttgAGTCTACTCtcgacagtttattaggtatagAACACATAGTAGCAtgccagtctggctgtattttaaGTTTTGATACTCTGATGCCTTGTCTTTTGCGGATTATCATTCTCTCCCAAATCGTTTTATAATAATATAACCGCATCCTTCCAGCAGGCACAGTCATTCAAGAAAGCATAATACCTGCTCTctcaagtgcaagctaactagctaaattaccatacatgtttaatgcttttcgacctgtccccaaattaatgtaattggttcagagtttgttttgatattttaacctgcgtgtcgtgatcgcgtttggtgtgggggggtaaaataaatgaatgcacgatagcgcacgatggcgcacgcgcgcagccggtttgggcaaggtgttaggctataactagcaatgcaaatggctctgagattctaataatattactacacagatcatacacgtaacgttacctagctagccagccagccagccagctaacattagctagctagctaacagtacactttaacttgaaatgaaaacaactttctgacaaaattagaaacaacCAAATACagacatttgaaggagatgtatcttctgcttggatagttccatctgtactACTGACTTagtctttaattccagtttgtctacaaatgtataattgatatgttggattcgtgtctccatctcaaccaaaaatctaagttaaagaataggactaaatcaaacttTTGCTATGAGAGATGGGTTTATTTACAGAGCAATTCAGTTGAGAAATTCCTGTTCACATATCAGTGCAACATAATGTAAAGTGTGACCTAGGTTTTTCGGAATTGTTGAATGAATCCCACATTCTCAACCATTTGAGACAGAAATCACTCTTATGGGATAGGCCTTTTCACACTGCCTCATCATTATTAGTTTCACAATCTACCATTTTATTTTCTACAGCCAACTATGGAAGGTTTGTTTTAAGctggtatttaaaaatatatatatattttttactaatcTCACTTCTGCAGAAAGTGTCTCACTGTGAGTAATAGGTTCCCAAATGGCCTCACAATCGAccatttctttatttctctcctctGAAATGGTATTACTGTGAAACACACTTCCTCTTTTCTAGTAATTGTCAGGTGATTGGCAGAATGAGTCAGAAACGCTGTTGTAGTTTAGCTGTGAATGTCTTGAGATAAAGGCCACCCTCCAGAGTTGTTCTGATACTCTCACTGGAAGTTTTTAACATATTTATAAACTTTATATTAAAAGggcaaatatgaaaatatatgctGACTATTACTTgtttatacatactgtacaaaaAACACCAGTGCAATTCAGTGATCTCTAATTGTCTCCATTTTTTCAAACAGCTATTTACTCTATTGCAAAAGTGATTTTtaattgtgtttgtttgtcaacacaaccaaatatgaaCATTTGAAGGAGAATTatattctgcttggatagttccatcagtgccactgacttagtctggctttaattacagtttgtctacaaattaataattgatatgttggattcacatctccatctcaaccaaaaatctaagttaaagagttggacaaaatcaaatcaaactttaaatgcactttcaaTAAAGTTTGATGGCGTTTAGTCATATTATTTTactttgatttttggttgagatggagatgtgagcAACATATTAACtttgaaatcaaccaaatctTAAAcccttaggcctatatttattgtctatttttagttgaatcctGGGTTAGAATAGAAACAATAGCTTTTGATGACTTCGCAAATGCTATAGCCTAAATAGTATCATTTAATGATATATGATTCACtcaagtatggttacatttcatttgatcAGTTAAATCTTCTCTCTGAAATGACTTCGATAGTGAATGATATTATATTTTTAATTGGAGCATGTGTaataatcattctcacgatagcacattggtagtagtcagtgacaaatatcaaacaTAAGCAGRGCTGGGCTtgattaaaaccctggatggaaAACCAAATGGTAGCTGTAGATATAttaattctccagtaggaggtgctgcccagcctatagtttttttcTTATAGTGGAAATAActttgtttcaaaggtacaaattcaaaatATTTCATACGAAGTTTGACAATGTTGAAAATTGgtaaccatgatgacataatcctgtggttgaaatttcaccctcaaaacaacagtttacgttgattactttttgcaaatccaatgtattttaaacatagattccatgtcacaatacgttgacaaattacattgaaacaacgttgattcaaccagtttgtgcccagtaggTATGCTTTCCTTATTGGTTGTGGTGCATTGGTacgaaacctgttggtggaaaatttgtTGCAAATATAATTATAgcataaacattttgaaaatcagatttccatttagctgatcattgtctgcagctggTTCTGGTCGTAGTGTAGGTCTAATGAAACAGGAAGGGAGAGTTAATTTGTCCGTGATGGTCGgcaaaccctcaaccttctggcccgtagccatcgactgtgccacaaaagcatgctgaagtggcaaagttGATATCCaggtttataaacacagggtcgctgcagttattgttatttgtggacgtacatttttttttgttaactCTATAAGGGAGAGGGTGTTCACTTTTTCTgcagtacaaggggagggtcgTTTGAAAATATTAACATTGGGGAGGGGTGCATTTCTTTTATGGCACCTcgagttgtttgtttgtttacggtGAGGAATGAGATCTGGCTGTTCTTTGTCAAGGGGTACTGCAAACAAGGAGGTAAAGTTAAAGAGGGAGAGCGTTGCTGGGATGTTTAATTTTCCCACGTTTGCTTTGGTAGAACACCTGAGATCAGGGgaacttttttcccctttttttacTCAGGCAGAATCCAGGATAGCTGGCTGGATATGAGTTTATCTAGATCTAAAGGTTGTCAGTAGATACACAATACCATATCCTCCTCATAGGACAACATACAACCATGTACTGTACATCCACAATAATGCACTATGTTGTGCTTTATTTGATAAACCTTTCAAAGCAACAGTAGAAGACTAGCATCGATTTTGTGAATGGAGGCCATGGCAAGATATTCTGTTGTCCTTCTGGCTAACACGAGTCTCATGACACACTGTTACATAACTGTAACGTCTGTTATATAAACCTAACGTCTGTTCAGATTAATGCCGGAGCATCCACTATAAAAGGCCCTACAATTGGGAAGTGAAGAACGTTCAGACTTCRTTTGCCCTGCCAGAAAAACAACGATCTAGAGACTTCTGTGACCCTTCTAAGATACAAAGGTGCAGTATGTTATATCATATTCAACtagatacaaatatttcaaaGTGTGAATGAAGTACATTCTTGGTATTGGAATTGGCAATGGGGATTGGTTGCTTTACCATTGGCATTTTCTTATGGCTTCCCAGCGAGGGATCCAAGTGTGTACAGTTTGAAGCCATGAGCCTTGGATTCAGTGAAGTTCACCGTCCCTCCACAGTTTCCTCTGTGACCGAGCCCATGTGCGTACTCACCACAGAGTGGGCGTGGTTCTGGGAGGACGAGTACGGCAAATGGGTCCAGTACGCATCCATCGTAAGTGGTgtaaaacactcaaacaggctgATGTGTTATGAGGACAATAATAGAGATAGTAAACTGTTATTCSCCTTGAATTTGAGTTTTTTTCTATAAATCACAGAAAGAGATGCACAGATTGTCATCCATCACCAGTGAAGACCTTGAGAAAAGGTTCCAGGAGGATCAAAGTGCTGTGGTGAAGTTCACTGCAGGCCAGCAGTCTTATGAGCTGAGTTTCAGAGGTATAACACATCAACACTCTtgcacaaaatatatttaatttacaaCAGACATGGTTCAAATAGTTATTCTCATAATTACAGACAtgatgcaaaaaaacaaaagatACGGTACTGTAAGGATGGTCAGGCGTCATCCTGTGTTTGTTTCAACTGCAGACAGCAGGTAATGTACGGATGAGGAGGAACTAAGAGGATGGTCACCATGTTCTGTATTTAACCTAATAAACACTCACAATTGCATAATCAATATTTGGATAATAAGTGGAGAAATAAATATAGGTATTCAATTGAGCTACTTATTTTCTTAGTGTTGTATGTCATGTTYCCTTCTATATTTATCCTCAGGACAAATAGAACATGCAACTCCTCTCAGAATTTCAGAGATGTTCCTGGATTTTGGGACAAGTCTGCCATACCTGACATTGGATATAAGGTCACTTGTTTACATGTGGTTATTCTGCTTAGGCTTACAGGAAGGTTAGTGTTCAACGTTTTGTTTAAGCAGTGACAACTATTTTGTTTTCCCCTCCTGCAGACAGTCACTCTCCTGAGTTCTGACAGGGACTATCAGAAGGTCCAGAGACTTTTCAACAACACCATGAGGGGCTTCCAAATCACCAGCATCGAGAGGGTCCAAAACAGGGACCTCTGGGAAGTCTTCCAGTGGTATGTTTACATCAACTCTCACACACAATCCTAGCATGTTACTTCCAAACTACTATGTAAAGCCTGGCTTGAACAAGATTATGAGGAAGCAGCTAATGTTTTTACCCCTGTTTTTTTAGGAAAAGAgatttaatgaagaaaaacaatgggGGTAAAAACAGCAAGGAGCTACATCTCTTCCACGGAACGGACCCAAAACACGTAGACGCCATTTGCAGAGATAACTTCGACTGGAGGCTGTGTGGAACCAATGGAACTGTGTATGGCGAAGGTACCTCATGTTAACMAACTGTCAGAAGTGTAGTCAGATTTTAGAAGCAGTCATGATCTCATTTATAGTCAGTCATTTATATTTACTGATGATCTTCTCTGTTTGTTTAAGGGAGTTACTTTGCCAGGGATGCCAAGTACTCACACTGCTTCATCAGCCACTCAGGAGTGAGGTCCATGTTTGTTTGTCGGGTGCTTGTTGGTGACTACACACTAGGGAACTCGGACCTCCGTCGCCCCCCTCCAAAAGGCGAGGGAAATCCCACTTTCTATGACAGCTGTGTGGACAATGTCCTGAACCCATCCATATATGTGGTGTTTGAAAAGCACCAGGTGTACCCTGAGTTCCTCATCAGGTATGATGATGGCGTCATGCACTTGTCCTCTTCGGCTCCAGCTCCTCCCAAAACTGTCTCTATCCAATCCACTTACATAGTCCAATACCCAACATCCAACCGGATTCAAGCAGCAGCTGCTGCTACGCTGTCAAACTCTCGAGTTCCATCCACTTCCACTTTGAATCCATCTCAAGCAGCCACCACTTTCTCTAATCCAACCAATTCTCTTCCCCCTTCACGTCTCCCAAAACCTGCCCAAACCTCATTGGGATTCAGTCAATCTGCAGTCATCATGAAGCCAGCCCCAAGTTCTCAATTGGTGGATACCACCCTAGGCCAAGCTAATTGGTCTTACATTCCCTCATTCAGCAAACTCCCTCATAAACTTATTACCCAAGCCAGCACCCCCTCTCGTACACCCAATACCCCACCCAGCACCCCCTCTTATACACTACTACCCCAGCCAGTACCCCCTCTTATACACGCATTACCCCAGCTAGTACCCTGTCTTATACACGCGTTACCCCAGCCAGTACCCCCTCTCGTAACGCATTACCCCAGCCAGTACCCCTCTCATACACGCATTACCCCAGCCAGTACACCACTACCCCAGCCAGTACCCCCTCTCGTACACCCACTACCCCAGCTAGCCCCTGTCTTATCACGCGTTACCCCAGCCAGTACCCCTCTCGTACACCCACTACCCCAGCCAGTACCCCCCTCGCACACTCACTCCCCCAGCCAGTACCCCCTCTCGTACACCCACTACCCCTCTCGTACACCCACTACCCCCTCTCGTACACCACTACCCCAGCCAGTACCCCCTCTCGCACACTCCACGATCCATCAGGTCAGTGCCCCCTCTCGCACACTCATTACCCCTGGCACTGCCCACACTCGCACACTCACTCGCTCAAGCAACCCCTTTCGCACACTCACTACCCCTGCCAGCCCCCCTTCTCGCACACTTTCCCGTTCAACTGACACACCCGCTCAGGCTCACACCAGCTCAACGACCACTACTCACAGTCTCCCTGCCAGCAGTACCTCTCACTCACTATCCCCTTCATACTCATTGAGCACACCTTACCACACACCTTCTCACTCATCATACACCCCCACTTCCACAGACTCTTCCACGCTTTTGGGGTCTCACCACTCCACATCRACCACTACTTCTGACACATCTGCTACTATCACATCATCTAGAGTGCAGGAGTTAATTAAACATTTTGGTGGTCAAAGCTCAACCTGTTGACAATTTGTAGTGTTTCTGAATGATAATTGCATTTTCATGTTAAATATGCATAGTTGGTGTGTTAAACCCTTGCAACCCTTACAACAAACCAGAATGATGttcaacacaggaggttggtgacaccttaatttgggagaacagtcttgtggtaatgactggagtggaataggtggaatggtatcaaactcatagtttccaggtgtttgatgccattcaattTCCTTCGTtttggccattattatgagtcgttctcccctcagcagtcttCTGTGACGTTCAACTAGTAAAAAGGAATATCATGAGCACGTTTCCTTTACTCTGGGACTTCTGGTCTGCTGACACATTTTGTAAAGTAGTTGGAtttctgtgttttctgtgtattcaactaaataaactaaatgaCCAATAGAAAGTAATTGACTGGATGTTTGTTTGACTAATGGTGTGGAGTAATGCAGAAGAAGTAGGGTGCAGTTCAGCAACATCACCCCTAGGGGGAAGAAAACACCTTAAAAAGTAKACTTTTTTTTTTTTWATGCAGTTGTGCATTCAGAAACAACCAtgactgcatttacacaggcagcccaattctgattatTTTGTCAACACTGTCTGAACTACATGATATGCCATTTATCAGAYtcttttatccaaagtgatttacagacatgcatgcatgcattcactttacgtatgggtggtccaggGAATAAAAACCACTACCCTGGTATTAcatgcgccatgctctaccaacagctaaaaaggacacattttaaaataaagtccataaatacaatttatttatacATAAAAAGGTAATTTCCCCCTAAATTTCAAAAGAAAAAATTGACTACCAAGATTTATAGATTATCTAGTGATGCCATAGATTTACTTTTTGCTTTCATTTTAGTAAACTGTGATCTTCTTGTCCTTGATGGAGGTGCGCGTGGTATGGAGGTCATAGAGCCGACCCAGGGTGGTGGATGAGAGACGTAAGTCATCAGACCTGGCTGAAACAATGGATGTGTCAAGGAGTTCAGGGAGCCAAACTGTGCAGAAGCATGTGTCAAGGTAGGCCTGGGGGTTCTCTGTCCTGTTGGGCAAGGAGATCTGAACCTTGCATTGTTGGGCAGCACAGGGGTGGCTTGTGAGTGTAGCATGACTGGAATAGGTTGCCAGTGCATTTTGTGGTGGCTCTGGTTTTGGACAAAGTTAGATGATGGAACATAGGTCTCAGGCCTGGACCCTTCCCTGTACTGAATAAGGTACTCTGGGTAAACCTGGTGCTTCCCGACCACCATAAATACAGAGGGGTTGTAGATATcatccacacagctgtcataGGAAATGGTGTGACTTCCATCTTTTGAAGGGGGGCAGAGGTAGCTGGAGTGTCCTTGCGTGTAATTTCCCACCAGCACACGACAAACAAACATGGACCTGACTCCTGACTGGCTGGTGTAGCTGTGGGAGAACTTGGCATCCTTAGAAAAGTAGCTTCCTGGAAAGAGATGGGTTAGAATTAGAACAATCACAGTGACAGTGTGACATTACAAAGACATTTGTTCTGTCAACTTTTCCACTGTATTTCCACAATGTGACGTGAAAGAATAGAAAAAAAGGTGTTGTCCAATGCCATTTCCACGTAAcataacaaattcttatataaACTTAATCTATTAAATATCACATAAAATACAGAACTCACCTTGCCCATAGGGTGTTCCTTGTGTTCCACCGATCCTCCAGTCTATGTTCTGCAGGCATATAGCGTCCACGTGTTTGGAGTCTGTTCCATGGAAGAGCTGCTTCTCATTGTCCTTCCCTGCGTTTGTCTTTCTCATCACATCTCCTTGCCTTGGGAGAGGAACAACAGATTCATTTGTCAGTATCTTTATTGGCATGCCACCTCAGCATTTGCGAGTGTCTGCTCGTTTGCTACTAGAATCTAAGTACCAGTTACCATTAACATGTTACATCTGTTTGTATATGTTATGTTGTAACTGCTTTGATTAATGCAGACAATATGAACATATTTCTTGGGTAGATTACATTTCTTTTGGCATGAGGAGTTGTGATTCTTACCACGAAAAGACCTCCCACAGGATCCGATTCTGCACCCTCTCAATACTCTTCACACTGAAGCCAGTCATAGTATGATGGAAAAGATCCAGAATATTCTTGTGCTCAGCTGAGGAACTCTGCAGAGCAACCCTCTAGAGAGAATGCATTTGAAAAGAACATACCTTTACCAATGTAATAGCTTTATAATGCACTGCCTTCTGACCAGATTGAAGATCTTATGAGTTAAAAAGTGATAATGAACCTTGAATCCAGTTTCAGGTACTGAAGATTTATCCCAGTGACTGGGTAAAGCTTTGGATTTCAGCAGGCAGTCATCAGAGTCTTTTTTGCTGAGGATGAGTAGAGAAAGTTAGACAGCATTATAATAAAATACAATCAGTACAGTATAATCTTATCCACCTGGCAGCTCTCTCTCCTAATTCATATCCAATAGCAAAGTGATCCCGGGGACCGaggttactgtagtctactctaCAAGGTCTCTTACCAAAGCGTGTTACTAGCATCATTAGTATGCCCGATTGCCTGGATGTTGCGGTAGGTGGACAATATGGATGCCACCAGTTCATTAGGTACTCCCCTCTGCTGCAGGGTGTTGAGTGGGTGGGGCTCGTAGAAGTCGTGAGACCTGCCACAGTCSACGTCTGCAGCACAGGTTCCTGTAATGTAGCGCTCACAGACGTGGAGTCTTCTGCAGCTCCCTTTGTCAGGACAATAGCCATACTCTCCACTACCTTTGTTGTATGTGAAGCAAACCTGGAGACAAATACAGACCACTCCTGATGAGGGCTTGATAAGGACATTGGATAAGTGCAAACTCTGTTTAAGTGCATCAGTCCCAATTCAAATACATCATTTTTATAGATATTCAAATTCCCAATTAAAATACATCATTTTTACACGCTCAGTTTAGTACACATACTTGGATGATAGCCTCAAGTCTGTGCATTCATCAGTAGTAAATTTGGACGTGGGGAAATACACATTGAATATACAATGCCTGTGAATCAAAAGTAAGAATCAGCTCATGTTCCCTGCTGGCGTTGCATCTTTAAGTGTGAATTCAATGTAATTGAAAAGTGGCTGACATaaacattcggaaagtattcagaccccttgactttttccacattgtgttacgttacagccttattctaaaattgattaattattttttccccctcatcaatctacacccaataccgacaaagcaaaaacaggtttttagaaaaatacggaaatatgtcatttacataattattcagaccctttactcagtacattgttgaagcatctttggcagcgattacagccttgagtcttctcccattcttctctgcagatcctctcaagctctggcaggttggatcgggagcatctatgcacagctattttcaagtctctccagagatgttagatcgggttcaagtccgggctatggctgggccactcaaggacattcagagacttgtcccgaagccacccctgcgttgtcttggctgtgtacttagggtcgttgtcctgttggaaggtgaaccttcgccccagtctgaggtcctgagcactctggagcaggttttcatcaaggatctctctgtacttgctccattcatctttccctcgatcctgactagtctcccagtccctgacacttaaaaacatccccaaagcatgattctgccaccaccatgcttcaccgtagggatggcgccaggtttccttcagtcgtgacgcttggcattcaggccaaatagttcaatcttggatgtcatcagaccagataatcttgtttctcttggtctgagagtcctttaggtgccttttggcaaattccaagcaggctgttatgggccttttactgaggagtggcttccatctggctactctaccacaaaggcctgattggtggagtgctgcagagatggttgtccttctggaaggttctcccatctccacagaggaactctggagctctgtcagagtgaccatcgggttcttggtYacctccctgaccaaggcccttcttctcTAATTGCTCAGCTTGGATGGGCGtgcagctctaggaaaagtcttggtggttccaaacttcttccatttaagaatgatggcggctctctctctctaattccttccacctcatggcttggttttggatctgacatgcactgccaacagtgtgaccttatatagacaggtgtgtgccttttcaaatcatgtccaatcaRttgaatttaccacagggggactccaatcaagttgtagagacatctcaaggatgatcaatggaaacaggatgcatgtgagctcaatttagagtctcatagcaaagggtctgaatgcgtttgtaaaaaaggtatttctgctttttctttttaatgcatttgtaaAAATGTYTAAACTGTTTtttcttcgtcattatggggtattgtgtgtagtttattGAGGATAATTATTTTTAATYtttttagaataaggctgtgacgtaacaaaatgtggaa
This genomic stretch from Salvelinus sp. IW2-2015 unplaced genomic scaffold, ASM291031v2 Un_scaffold2485, whole genome shotgun sequence harbors:
- the LOC112074078 gene encoding mucin-6 codes for the protein MSLGFSEVHRPSTVSSVTEPMCVLTTEWAWFWEDEYGKWVQYASIKEMHRLSSITSEDLEKRFQEDQSAVVKFTAGQQSYELSFRDMMQKNKRYGTVRMVRRHPVFVSTADSRTNRTCNSSQNFRDVPGFWDKSAIPDIGYKTVTLLSSDRDYQKVQRLFNNTMRGFQITSIERVQNRDLWEVFQWKRDLMKKNNGGKNSKELHLFHGTDPKHVDAICRDNFDWRLCGTNGTVYGEGSYFARDAKYSHCFISHSGVRSMFVCRVLVGDYTLGNSDLRRPPPKGEGNPTFYDSCVDNVLNPSIYVVFEKHQVYPEFLIRYDDGVMHLSSSAPAPPKTVSIQSTYIVQYPTSNRIQAAAAATLSNSRVPSTSTLNPSQAATTFSNPTNSLPPSRLPKPAQTSLGFSQSAVIMKPAPSSQLVDTTLGQANWSYIPSFSKLPHKLITQASTPSRTPNTPPSTPSYTLLPQPVPPLIHALPQLVPCLIHALPQPVPPLVTHYPSQYPSHTRITPASTPLPQPVPPLVHPLPQLAPVLSRVTPASTPLVHPLPQPVPPSHTHSPSQYPLSYTHYPSRTPTTPSRTPLPQPVPPLAHSTIHQVSAPSRTLITPGTAHTRTLTRSSNPFRTLTTPASPPSRTLSRSTDTPAQAHTSSTTTTHSLPASSTSHSLSPSYSLSTPYHTPSHSSYTPTSTDSSTLLGSHHSTSTTTSDTSATITSSRVQELIKHFGGQSSTC